Proteins encoded by one window of Sulfurimonas crateris:
- a CDS encoding cell division protein FtsX — MKSVKNHFSLVIALLSILFSMQAYLIAERSIEAYKVNLAENYSVIAVSKKELQNSEILAINSIIADAKELSPDSVIDRLSSDMKSANVELLKLTLPKFYKLSLTRYPTPAEVKELRSDLLKNSSIKKVEDFSHTHDTTYKLLTLFKNVVALFAIVVLVVTVLLIIKELRIWQYKHNERMSIMGLFGAALWLRSAVLFRLAIVDALIASFLAFGVFMYLSSSPLVLEQLNNIGISIVIFDQVDDFMLILGVAMSISILLASLIVLGHKEEA, encoded by the coding sequence ATGAAGTCTGTTAAAAATCACTTCTCACTTGTAATAGCGCTGCTTAGCATACTTTTTTCGATGCAGGCATATCTTATAGCCGAACGCTCCATAGAGGCTTATAAAGTAAATCTTGCAGAGAACTACTCCGTTATAGCAGTAAGTAAAAAGGAGCTTCAAAACAGTGAGATACTGGCAATAAACAGCATAATAGCAGATGCCAAAGAGCTCTCGCCTGATTCTGTCATAGATAGACTAAGCAGCGATATGAAGAGTGCAAATGTGGAGCTTTTAAAACTGACTCTGCCTAAATTTTATAAACTGAGCTTAACCCGTTATCCGACTCCTGCCGAGGTAAAAGAGCTAAGAAGCGACCTGCTTAAAAACAGTTCGATAAAAAAGGTAGAAGATTTTTCGCACACGCACGATACGACATACAAACTTCTTACACTCTTTAAGAACGTTGTCGCTCTTTTTGCCATCGTAGTCCTTGTGGTTACGGTATTATTGATTATTAAAGAGCTTAGAATATGGCAGTATAAACATAATGAGAGAATGAGCATTATGGGACTCTTCGGCGCGGCTTTATGGCTTCGTTCGGCAGTTTTGTTCAGACTTGCCATCGTTGATGCGCTAATTGCAAGTTTTCTTGCTTTTGGGGTCTTTATGTATCTCTCATCCTCACCGCTGGTCTTAGAGCAGCTTAATAACATCGGAATAAGCATAGTGATATTTGATCAGGTGGATGATTTTATGCTAATTTTGGGAGTCGCTATGTCCATATCGATCCTGCTTGCCTCTCTAATAGTTTTGGGGCATAAAGAAGAGGCATGA